One part of the Lotus japonicus ecotype B-129 chromosome 2, LjGifu_v1.2 genome encodes these proteins:
- the LOC130736200 gene encoding uncharacterized protein LOC130736200 codes for MCSCIASGLSGAGSLRICVYVLQMFLPSDHGYLEWTQANAHRDGQGVASMGALVTLNAGWKVPDAGVLKVNVDAGWLGSGGMGLALVVRDHVEECVYAETCFHENRLDASLAEATALRWAIVRIQALEMETVVVETSALNVVTAFNREGSWAELEPVIKDCRMLFAIIRAFKLQHAKRDANEVAHILASLAIDFPNRCWWEDFPSQIKSVLLADVFSVMN; via the exons ATGTGTTCTTGCATTGCGAGTGGGCTCAGCGGTGCTGGTTCTCTTCGAATTTGTGTCTACGTTCTGCAGATGTTCCTTCCCTCAGATCATGGTTATCTA GAGTGGACACAAGCTAATGCACACCGGGATGGTCAAGGAGTAGCGTCTATGGGGGCTCTGGTGACCTTAAACGCGGGCTGGAAAGTACCTGATGCTGGGGTGTTGAAGGTTAACGTGGATGCTGGTTGGTTGGGGAGTGGAGGTATGGGGCTAGCCTTGGTGGTTCGCGATCATGTGGAGGAATGCGTGTACGCTGAAACATGTTTCCATGAAAACCGGTTGGATGCGTCCCTAGCAGAAGCTACAGCGTTGCGGTGGGCGATCGTGAGGATTCAAGCTCTGGAGATGGAGACCGTGGTGGTGGAAACAAGTGCGTTGAACGTGGTGACTGCTTTCAATAGGGAGGGAAGCTGGGCGGAGCTGGAACCGGTGATCAAGGACTGTCGCATGCTTTTTGCCATCATTCGAGCCTTTAAGCTTCAACATGCCAAAAGGGATGCTAATGAAGTGGCTCATATTTTGGCATCATTAGCAATAGATTTTCCAAATAGATGTTGGTGGGAGGATTTTCCTTCTCAAATTAAATCTGTATTGTTAGCTGATGTTTTTTCAGTTATGAATTAA